Proteins from a single region of candidate division KSB1 bacterium:
- a CDS encoding UvrD-helicase domain-containing protein, whose protein sequence is MKIVADIHLHSHFSRATSKNLNLEYLSKWAQLKGVHVVGTGDIAHPGWLAEMKKKLEPAEDGLFRLKEEFAKSIQTEVPKSCHGTVRFMLAGEISNIYKKNDKVRKIHNVVFMPSFDAVEKFQARLEKIGNIRADGRPILGLDSRDLLEIVLETDPQGHFIPAHIWTPWFALFGSMSGFDSIEECFEDLTGHIFALETGLSSDPPMNWRLSALDNYTLVSNSDAHSPPKLAREANVFDTELSYPALFNALKTGDPKQFLGTIEFFPEEGKYHYDGHRKCKVRWDPKTTLKHNRICPECGREVTVGVMHRVNTLADRALGEKPAKSQPFRNLIPLPEILAEVYSCGVNTKRVNESWEFLLSKLGPELHILEDAPLVEIEKLGGSLLSEGIRRMRKGEVQIAPGYDGEYGSIRLFEDLERAKYSSQLGFFEEQIKGKPKSKQQLKISDKTESQNYGTSAISKTSNKKDSQSEQTFPKNNLLKKKAPVEKDQLALIELNSQQEAAVLCIDKPVIIVAGPGTGKTRTLTHRIAYLVGKNGIEPQNILALTFTNKAAQEMQERLNKLLDFGKANEMTIETFHALGAQILRQDGHRIGVPSNFSICTEKDQLTVLKNITSGLKERNLKQTLEAISKAKSQLLTPKNSDENLSNEFKNVYQKYQSELRRNHMLDFDDLIFYPVQLFQENSKFIEKYSARFKWISVDEYQDINFAQYQLLKLLTSGESNLCVIGDPDQAIYGFRGANKEFFLKFQEDFPNAITVALNQNYRSSQTILNASSQLISKNPERKNVDIWSGIISQTKLEIYSAPTDKAEAEYVVHEIEKMVGGTSYFSLDSERVINEAVDAQATFSDFAVLFRLNAQSRLLIEAFQRSGIPYQTVGETPFYERKEVSQILDYLKLLNNPTSDCHKKSVQNNRDRKNNELNFFNQNSNLNAIEVIEKIIEKFYPPNYFDKNEKLKVLLNQLFLRCKPFENRLSDFLDSTVLQTETDEYDPRVDRVTLMTLHASKGLEFPVILIVGCEENLIPYQKKGEDLDLEEERRLFYVGMTRAQKKLILMNAKKRFLFGKQCENSPSRFLNDIEEALKEIKQRDFKKKIKEMKKRNQLDLF, encoded by the coding sequence ATGAAAATTGTCGCTGATATTCATCTCCACTCTCATTTTTCCCGCGCTACAAGTAAAAATCTCAATTTAGAATATCTCAGCAAATGGGCACAGCTCAAAGGTGTCCATGTCGTCGGCACCGGCGACATCGCCCACCCGGGCTGGCTGGCAGAAATGAAAAAGAAGCTTGAACCTGCTGAAGACGGACTCTTCCGCTTAAAGGAAGAATTTGCAAAATCAATCCAGACTGAGGTTCCGAAAAGCTGTCACGGAACGGTTCGTTTCATGCTTGCGGGAGAAATCAGCAATATCTACAAAAAGAACGACAAGGTCCGAAAAATTCACAACGTTGTTTTTATGCCTTCTTTCGATGCGGTGGAAAAATTTCAAGCCCGGCTTGAAAAAATCGGCAATATTCGGGCGGACGGTCGGCCGATTTTAGGACTTGATTCCCGGGATTTGCTGGAAATTGTTTTAGAAACCGATCCGCAAGGTCACTTCATTCCGGCACACATCTGGACGCCCTGGTTTGCACTTTTTGGCTCGATGTCCGGCTTCGACTCAATAGAAGAATGCTTCGAAGATTTGACCGGGCATATCTTTGCCCTGGAAACCGGACTTTCATCTGATCCGCCCATGAATTGGCGGCTCTCAGCTCTGGATAATTACACGCTGGTTTCAAATTCAGATGCGCATTCGCCACCGAAATTAGCGAGAGAGGCAAACGTTTTTGATACTGAACTCTCCTACCCTGCGCTCTTTAATGCTTTAAAGACCGGCGACCCTAAGCAATTTCTCGGTACAATCGAGTTCTTTCCTGAGGAAGGCAAATACCATTATGATGGCCATAGAAAATGCAAAGTGCGCTGGGATCCTAAAACAACACTAAAACACAACCGGATTTGCCCGGAATGTGGAAGAGAAGTAACGGTAGGCGTGATGCACCGGGTAAACACCCTGGCTGACAGAGCACTCGGAGAAAAGCCCGCAAAAAGTCAACCCTTCAGGAATCTTATTCCTTTACCAGAAATTTTAGCAGAGGTTTACAGTTGTGGAGTCAACACGAAACGAGTCAATGAAAGCTGGGAGTTTTTGCTCTCAAAGTTAGGTCCTGAATTACATATCCTGGAAGATGCACCGTTGGTGGAAATAGAAAAATTGGGCGGCTCACTTTTATCGGAAGGGATCCGAAGAATGCGCAAAGGTGAAGTGCAGATTGCACCCGGATACGACGGAGAATATGGCAGCATCCGCCTATTTGAAGATCTGGAACGCGCAAAATATTCCAGCCAATTGGGATTTTTTGAAGAACAGATCAAAGGTAAACCCAAGTCAAAACAACAACTAAAAATCTCCGACAAGACCGAAAGCCAAAATTACGGCACCTCCGCGATCTCCAAAACATCAAATAAAAAAGATAGCCAAAGTGAGCAAACTTTCCCAAAGAATAATTTACTTAAAAAAAAGGCACCAGTTGAAAAAGATCAGTTAGCTTTAATAGAATTAAATAGCCAGCAAGAGGCCGCAGTCCTCTGTATTGATAAACCGGTTATCATTGTTGCCGGACCGGGTACAGGTAAGACTCGAACACTCACCCACCGCATTGCCTATTTAGTAGGTAAAAATGGAATTGAGCCACAAAACATTCTTGCGCTCACCTTTACAAACAAAGCTGCGCAGGAAATGCAGGAGCGCCTAAACAAACTATTAGATTTCGGCAAAGCCAACGAAATGACCATTGAAACATTTCATGCTTTAGGTGCGCAAATCTTAAGACAGGATGGGCATCGAATTGGCGTTCCCTCAAATTTTTCCATCTGCACTGAAAAGGATCAGTTAACGGTTCTAAAGAATATAACTTCTGGATTGAAAGAAAGGAATCTCAAGCAAACGCTCGAGGCAATTTCGAAAGCAAAAAGCCAACTTCTTACTCCGAAAAATTCCGATGAAAATTTATCAAACGAATTTAAGAATGTCTATCAAAAGTACCAGTCAGAACTAAGAAGAAATCACATGTTGGATTTTGATGATCTGATTTTTTATCCTGTCCAGCTATTTCAAGAAAATTCAAAATTCATAGAAAAGTACTCAGCCCGTTTCAAATGGATTTCAGTTGACGAATATCAAGATATCAATTTTGCTCAATATCAATTGCTGAAGCTCCTGACAAGTGGCGAGAGCAATCTCTGTGTAATTGGGGATCCTGATCAAGCAATTTACGGATTTCGAGGTGCAAATAAAGAATTTTTTCTAAAATTTCAAGAAGACTTTCCCAATGCAATAACGGTTGCCTTAAATCAGAATTATCGTTCGAGCCAAACCATTTTGAATGCTTCTTCTCAATTAATCTCAAAAAATCCCGAACGGAAAAATGTTGATATCTGGTCTGGAATCATTAGTCAAACCAAACTGGAAATTTACAGCGCACCGACTGACAAAGCTGAAGCGGAGTATGTCGTTCACGAAATAGAAAAAATGGTAGGCGGCACGAGCTATTTCTCTCTTGATTCCGAAAGAGTGATCAATGAAGCTGTGGATGCTCAGGCAACTTTCAGTGATTTTGCAGTGCTTTTTCGTCTGAATGCGCAAAGCAGATTATTAATTGAAGCCTTTCAACGCTCGGGAATTCCGTATCAAACTGTTGGGGAAACTCCATTTTATGAGCGAAAGGAGGTTAGTCAAATTCTGGATTATTTAAAATTACTAAACAACCCGACCTCAGATTGCCATAAAAAAAGTGTTCAGAACAACAGAGACCGAAAAAACAACGAACTCAACTTTTTTAATCAAAATAGTAATCTAAATGCCATAGAGGTTATTGAAAAAATCATTGAAAAATTTTATCCGCCAAATTATTTTGATAAAAATGAAAAGTTAAAAGTGCTACTTAACCAGCTCTTTTTACGATGCAAACCATTTGAAAATCGATTGAGCGATTTTCTGGACTCAACTGTGTTGCAAACAGAAACTGATGAATACGACCCAAGGGTCGATAGGGTTACACTAATGACTTTGCATGCTTCGAAGGGGTTGGAGTTCCCTGTCATTCTTATAGTCGGCTGTGAAGAAAATTTGATTCCATATCAGAAAAAAGGTGAGGACTTAGACCTCGAAGAAGAACGCCGCCTATTTTATGTTGGCATGACCCGTGCTCAGAAGAAACTCATTCTGATGAATGCCAAGAAACGCTTTCTGTTTGGGAAGCAATGTGAAAATAGTCCGTCCCGTTTTTTAAACGATATTGAAGAGGCTCTTAAAGAAATAAAGCAAAGAGATTTCAAGAAGAAAATCAAAGAAATGAAAAAACGTAATCAACTAGATTTATTTTAA